From a single Microbacterium terrisoli genomic region:
- a CDS encoding efflux RND transporter permease subunit: MSKLAVLSLRNRALIALITIVAAVFGGLALVNLKQELIPSIEFPQLVVVSSYPGASPDVVAGDVSTPIEQAIQGVPGLEQTSATSTTNSSVVQAQFTYGTNLATAEQKIDVAIARIKQSLPSGVDPNVISASIDDFPVIQLAVTGYDDEATTQQRLQSTIVPEIQDLAGVNAAQIVGGRSQRVTITPDADKLAAAGFTTQAIKDALGQNGMLFPGGDITQGDRTLTVQTGSKLTSVDQVGKLPLVRSVTPAGAGQSDARQPGAGQTGAGAAGAAPTGTTTIADVAKVVLEQAPVTTISRVNGEQALTLAITKLPSANTVDVSKAVRDALPDLEHKLAGGTFTVVFDQAPYIQQSIDSLAQEGLLGLLFAVIIILIFLMSVRSTLVTAISIPTSVLITFIGIQAFGYSLNILTLGALTIAIGRVVDDSIVVIENIKRHYVVGADKLTAITRAVREVATAVSASTITTVAVFLPVAFVGDMTGELFRPFALTVTIAMAASLFVALTIVPVLAYWFLKPGKALVDAAGNTVDPESPEAPPSRLQKSYLPILRWTLKHSWVTVVLAVLVMGGTVALAPHMKTNFLGDSGQNTFTMTQDLGPAASLHSEDAAAKKVEAAITGISGIDTVQVSIGSSGSALRDAFSGGGSGVTYSVTTDPDADQQKVQSDVETAVAGLHDVGTVTIAAAGGGFGSSDVEIDVTAPDGTTLQTATDAVVHAVAGKDGIGQVTTNLAASLPYIAVAVDRDKAAALGLSEVAVGGLVSQTMQPQSIGAVEIDDSNVTVYLAASSTPGSIDDLKAMTVPTVTGPVRLDAVATVAETTGPTSITTQRGVRTSTVTVMPSTDNLAAASSTITDALKTADLPEAATASIGGVLSQQGTAFSQLGLAMLAAILIVYIVMVATFKSLRQPLLLLISVPFAATGAILLQLATGVPLGVASLIGVLMLIGIVVTNAIVLVDLVNQYRVKGLSAHDAVLAGGSRRLRPILMTALATIFALTPMALGITGHGGFISQPLAIVVIGGLISSTVLTLLVLPTLYNLVEGARERRTAHRVARAASSNASAVDDEADDAVANGVRDEPVVVSRPAGIEPRRPEPTVAGANLSSAKPPSTAGKDSSANMSSAEPPSAGKDSSAPSFLGGATAAAPVQQERRPRHLRDDD; this comes from the coding sequence GTGTCGAAGCTCGCCGTCCTCAGCCTGCGCAACCGTGCGCTCATCGCTCTGATCACGATCGTCGCTGCGGTCTTCGGTGGCCTCGCGCTGGTGAACCTCAAGCAGGAGCTGATCCCGTCGATCGAGTTCCCGCAGCTGGTCGTCGTCTCCAGCTACCCCGGTGCGTCGCCCGATGTGGTTGCGGGCGACGTGTCCACCCCGATCGAGCAGGCCATCCAGGGCGTGCCCGGACTCGAGCAGACCAGCGCCACCAGCACCACGAACTCTTCCGTCGTGCAGGCGCAGTTCACGTACGGCACGAACCTGGCCACCGCCGAGCAGAAGATCGACGTCGCGATCGCGCGCATCAAGCAGAGCCTGCCGTCGGGCGTCGATCCGAATGTGATCTCGGCATCCATCGACGACTTCCCCGTGATCCAGCTGGCGGTGACCGGCTACGACGACGAGGCGACGACCCAGCAGCGGCTGCAGTCGACGATCGTGCCCGAGATCCAGGATCTGGCCGGGGTGAACGCCGCGCAGATCGTGGGCGGCCGCTCACAGCGCGTCACGATCACCCCTGACGCCGACAAGCTCGCCGCGGCCGGTTTCACGACGCAGGCGATCAAAGACGCACTCGGGCAGAACGGGATGCTGTTCCCCGGCGGTGACATCACCCAGGGGGACCGGACGCTGACGGTGCAGACCGGGTCCAAGCTCACCTCTGTGGACCAGGTCGGCAAGCTGCCGCTGGTGCGCAGCGTGACGCCGGCGGGCGCCGGACAGTCGGACGCCCGACAGCCGGGCGCGGGTCAGACCGGCGCCGGCGCGGCGGGCGCCGCTCCGACCGGCACCACGACGATCGCCGACGTCGCCAAGGTCGTGCTCGAACAGGCCCCGGTCACCACGATCTCTCGCGTGAACGGCGAACAGGCCCTCACCCTGGCGATCACGAAGCTCCCGTCGGCCAACACGGTCGATGTCTCCAAGGCCGTGCGCGACGCCCTGCCCGACCTCGAGCACAAGCTCGCCGGCGGAACCTTCACCGTCGTGTTCGATCAGGCGCCCTACATCCAGCAGTCGATCGACTCGCTCGCGCAAGAGGGTCTGCTGGGCCTGCTGTTCGCGGTGATCATCATCCTGATCTTCTTGATGTCGGTGCGCTCCACCCTCGTCACGGCGATCTCGATCCCCACGAGCGTGCTGATCACGTTCATCGGCATCCAGGCGTTCGGCTACTCGCTGAACATCCTGACCCTGGGCGCGCTGACGATCGCCATCGGGCGCGTGGTCGACGACTCCATCGTGGTGATCGAGAACATCAAGCGACATTACGTCGTCGGCGCCGACAAGCTCACGGCGATCACGCGCGCGGTGCGCGAGGTCGCCACCGCCGTGTCGGCCTCGACGATCACGACGGTCGCGGTGTTCTTGCCGGTCGCCTTCGTCGGCGACATGACCGGTGAGCTGTTCCGCCCGTTCGCGCTGACCGTGACCATCGCGATGGCCGCGTCGCTGTTCGTGGCGCTGACGATCGTGCCGGTGCTGGCCTACTGGTTCCTCAAGCCGGGCAAGGCGCTGGTGGATGCCGCGGGCAACACCGTCGATCCGGAGTCGCCCGAGGCCCCGCCCTCGCGCCTGCAGAAGTCGTATCTGCCGATTCTGCGCTGGACGCTCAAGCACTCCTGGGTGACGGTCGTGCTGGCCGTGCTGGTGATGGGCGGCACCGTCGCCCTCGCACCGCACATGAAGACGAACTTCCTCGGCGACTCGGGGCAGAACACGTTCACGATGACGCAGGACCTCGGGCCTGCGGCATCCCTGCACAGCGAAGACGCCGCGGCGAAGAAGGTCGAGGCGGCGATCACGGGCATCTCGGGCATCGACACCGTGCAGGTGTCGATCGGCTCGTCCGGTTCGGCGCTGCGCGATGCGTTCTCGGGCGGCGGCAGCGGAGTGACCTACTCGGTGACCACCGACCCCGACGCCGACCAGCAGAAGGTGCAGAGCGATGTCGAGACGGCCGTCGCGGGCCTGCACGACGTGGGCACCGTCACGATCGCCGCGGCCGGCGGCGGCTTCGGCTCGTCTGATGTCGAGATCGACGTCACCGCCCCTGACGGCACGACCCTCCAGACCGCGACCGACGCGGTCGTGCACGCGGTGGCGGGCAAGGACGGCATCGGGCAGGTCACCACGAACCTCGCGGCGTCGCTGCCGTACATCGCCGTCGCGGTCGACCGCGACAAGGCGGCGGCGCTGGGCCTGAGCGAAGTGGCCGTGGGCGGCCTCGTGTCCCAGACCATGCAGCCACAGTCGATCGGCGCGGTCGAGATCGACGACAGCAACGTCACGGTGTATCTGGCGGCGTCGTCGACTCCCGGCTCGATCGACGACCTGAAGGCGATGACGGTGCCCACCGTCACCGGACCCGTGCGGTTGGATGCCGTGGCCACCGTCGCCGAGACGACGGGGCCGACCTCGATCACGACGCAGCGCGGCGTGCGCACCTCGACGGTGACCGTCATGCCGTCCACCGACAATCTGGCGGCGGCGTCTTCGACGATCACAGACGCGCTGAAGACCGCCGATCTGCCCGAGGCGGCCACTGCATCGATCGGCGGCGTGCTCTCTCAGCAGGGCACGGCGTTCTCGCAGCTGGGCCTGGCGATGCTGGCGGCGATCCTGATCGTCTACATCGTCATGGTCGCGACGTTCAAGTCGCTGCGACAGCCATTGCTGCTGCTGATCTCGGTGCCGTTCGCCGCCACCGGGGCGATCCTGCTGCAGCTGGCCACCGGGGTGCCGCTGGGGGTCGCATCCCTGATCGGCGTGCTCATGCTCATCGGCATCGTCGTGACCAACGCCATCGTGCTCGTCGACTTGGTGAACCAGTATCGCGTCAAGGGCCTGTCGGCCCACGACGCGGTGCTCGCGGGAGGTTCGAGGCGCTTGCGTCCGATCCTCATGACGGCACTGGCGACCATCTTCGCGTTGACGCCGATGGCGCTGGGCATCACCGGCCACGGAGGTTTCATCTCGCAGCCGCTGGCGATCGTGGTCATCGGCGGGTTGATCTCGTCGACGGTGCTGACGCTGCTCGTGCTGCCCACGCTGTACAACCTGGTCGAGGGCGCGCGCGAGCGCAGGACCGCCCATCGTGTCGCGCGGGCCGCGTCGTCGAACGCGTCGGCCGTGGACGACGAGGCTGACGACGCCGTCGCGAACGGCGTGCGCGACGAGCCGGTCGTGGTCTCGCGCCCCGCCGGCATTGAGCCGCGCCGGCCTGAGCCGACTGTCGCGGGCGCGAACCTGTCGAGCGCGAAACCCCCATCGACGGCGGGGAAGGATTCGAGCGCGAACATGTCGAGCGCGGAACCCCCATCGGCGGGGAAGGATTCGAGCGCGCCATCGTTCCTGGGCGGTGCCACTGCGGCGGCGCCGGTGCAGCAGGAACGCCGTCCGCGCCATCTCCGCGACGACGACTGA
- a CDS encoding DEAD/DEAH box helicase, translating to MPKNKKPAGGRPSRNFDPRYGSKPARRPGESSFGKAGSKSPGHRGYRAAEQDGAQPKRRWSAQEKAGRDAARGIRGDRRGFEGGSARRDDGASSRGERAPYRGGRPSYRGERPSYQDDRPRRDDRPSYRDDRSERGGRPSYRDDRPRRDARPSYRDDRPRRDDRPAHRGERTFDRNDRPAHRDDRPRRDDRPSYGADRSPREGHGASRFHGTSSHSTRDRSFPVDRDRRAPRDEHRTHEHRTHEHRTHEQRTHEHRTHEQHQHDEHIDVVHERLRAETVQADAGATASFIDLGLGQNIVNTLADLGAEHPFPIQAATLGPILDGKHVLARGRTGSGKTIAFGAPLVESLLRGKAGTKREFGRLPQAIILAPTRELALQIDRTVQPIARSVGLFTTQIYGGVPQARQVGALKKGVDIVIGTPGRIEDLIDQGKLDLSDIRITVLDEADHMSELGFLEPMQRILRQMPASAQKLMFSATLDREVATLVDEFLTDPVVFEVAGEDQQSSTIDHRVLVIDHRDKAEILLSLVEREGKTLVFSRTRAYAEMLAEQFDEAGVRAVALHGDLNQAKRSRNLQRLTDGKVNVLVATDVAARGIHVDDIGLVIQADAPDEYKTYLHRAGRTGRAGHQGTVVTLIPRQRRRRMTEMLERAEIEAPFEEVRPGDDLLEELTGRQVDPVA from the coding sequence ATGCCCAAGAACAAGAAGCCGGCAGGCGGCCGACCGTCGCGCAACTTCGATCCCCGGTACGGCAGCAAGCCCGCGCGGCGCCCAGGCGAATCGTCGTTCGGCAAGGCCGGCAGCAAGAGCCCCGGACATCGCGGCTATCGCGCGGCCGAACAGGATGGCGCGCAGCCCAAGCGCCGCTGGAGCGCGCAGGAGAAGGCCGGGCGCGACGCGGCGCGCGGCATTCGCGGCGACCGTCGCGGTTTCGAGGGCGGCAGCGCCCGTCGAGACGACGGTGCGTCATCGCGCGGGGAGCGCGCGCCGTACCGCGGCGGCCGTCCGTCGTACCGCGGCGAACGCCCGTCCTACCAGGACGACCGTCCGCGTCGGGATGACCGCCCTTCGTACCGCGATGATCGGTCGGAGCGCGGCGGCCGCCCGTCGTATCGGGACGACCGCCCACGCCGGGACGCGCGTCCCTCGTATCGCGATGACCGTCCGCGACGGGATGATCGCCCCGCACACCGCGGTGAGCGCACCTTCGATCGCAACGACCGTCCCGCCCACCGCGATGACCGTCCGCGGCGCGATGACCGCCCGTCGTACGGTGCCGACCGCTCGCCGCGCGAAGGGCATGGCGCGTCACGGTTCCACGGCACCTCGTCGCACTCGACCCGTGACCGTTCGTTCCCCGTCGACCGTGACCGCCGCGCTCCGCGTGACGAGCACCGCACGCATGAGCACCGCACGCACGAGCACCGCACGCACGAGCAGCGCACGCACGAGCACCGTACGCACGAGCAGCACCAGCACGACGAGCACATCGACGTCGTCCACGAGCGGCTGCGTGCCGAGACGGTGCAGGCCGACGCCGGGGCAACGGCATCCTTCATCGACCTGGGCCTGGGACAGAACATCGTGAACACCCTCGCCGACCTCGGCGCGGAGCACCCGTTCCCGATCCAGGCGGCCACGCTCGGCCCGATCTTGGACGGCAAGCACGTGCTGGCTCGCGGACGCACCGGTTCGGGCAAGACCATCGCCTTCGGCGCTCCGCTGGTCGAGTCGCTGCTGCGCGGCAAGGCCGGCACGAAGCGCGAGTTCGGGCGGTTGCCGCAGGCGATCATCCTCGCCCCGACCCGCGAGCTCGCGCTGCAGATCGACCGCACCGTGCAGCCGATCGCCCGCAGCGTCGGCCTGTTCACGACGCAGATCTACGGCGGCGTGCCGCAGGCCCGCCAGGTCGGAGCCCTCAAGAAGGGCGTCGACATCGTGATCGGCACCCCGGGCCGCATCGAGGACCTCATCGACCAGGGCAAGCTCGACCTGTCGGACATCCGCATTACGGTCCTCGACGAGGCCGACCACATGTCGGAGCTCGGGTTTCTCGAGCCGATGCAGCGGATCCTGCGGCAGATGCCGGCATCCGCGCAGAAGCTGATGTTCTCGGCGACGCTTGATCGCGAGGTCGCCACCTTGGTCGACGAGTTCCTGACCGACCCGGTGGTGTTCGAGGTTGCCGGTGAAGACCAGCAGTCCAGCACGATCGACCACCGCGTGCTCGTGATCGACCACCGTGACAAGGCCGAGATCCTGCTGTCGCTGGTCGAACGCGAGGGCAAGACCCTGGTCTTCTCGCGCACCCGTGCCTATGCCGAGATGCTCGCCGAGCAGTTCGACGAGGCCGGCGTCCGTGCGGTCGCGCTGCACGGCGACCTGAACCAGGCCAAGCGCAGCCGCAACCTGCAGCGCTTGACCGACGGCAAGGTGAACGTGCTGGTGGCGACGGATGTCGCGGCCCGCGGCATCCACGTCGACGACATCGGGCTGGTCATCCAGGCCGACGCGCCCGACGAGTACAAGACCTATCTGCACCGCGCCGGCCGCACCGGCCGCGCAGGTCACCAGGGCACGGTCGTGACGCTGATCCCGCGTCAGCGCCGTCGGCGCATGACCGAGATGCTCGAGCGCGCCGAGATCGAGGCGCCGTTCGAGGAGGTCCGCCCCGGCGACGACCTGCTCGAGGAGCTGACCGGCCGCCAGGTCGACCCCGTCGCCTGA
- a CDS encoding glycosyl hydrolase family 18 protein, with product MTPRVSALISTLTGAILTGLMLAGPATAAPTPTPTLTPAPAAASVGESAPTTTLNGYRTVGYYGGWQAAGDAHATLKRLFVDKGAAANITHLNYAFGNISGSQASLDAARARGVQGLDGVKPGRCFISDAAAPAAGETDAAGDAGSDFVRVYSAADSVLGVADQKNAKKQALAGNFNQLRELKRLYPDLKIAISLGGWSWSKSFSTAVATAKGRAALASSCIDVYIKGNLPVIDGRGGKGAAAGVFDGFDLDWEWPGAPDWAQEVGNRTDPDHDKANFLAFVKELRTQLDALTAQNGHDYQISAFLPASPTVITAGGWDAPELFRYIDYGNLQGYDLWGAWSAQTGHQANIHGDPQHNWGLGLDTIVASYRAAGVDPAQLNLGVPAYGQGWKDAQNTPWTGATGIGQQTWDQLKARDLKITHEYTDTNAFNATWGYDAKAKEFWSFDDPFAVAEKTSWAVEQGLGGMDFWELSGDVDGNLSSAAATVIRDAGHGPIAGNPALLCQDTPTVASTAWNGQTTYTKGDRAYLDGRVYEALWFAKGAPPDGSATGAWQTLTACGVAPTTVQPWMADRVYDTGDQATYQGRTYTAKWWTRGDVPGETKNSPWR from the coding sequence ATGACCCCCCGCGTGTCCGCACTCATCTCGACCCTCACCGGTGCGATCCTCACCGGCCTCATGCTGGCGGGGCCCGCCACCGCCGCACCGACACCGACACCGACACTGACGCCGGCGCCGGCTGCGGCATCCGTCGGCGAAAGCGCCCCGACCACGACCCTGAACGGCTATCGCACCGTCGGATACTACGGCGGCTGGCAGGCTGCGGGTGACGCCCACGCGACGTTGAAGCGTCTGTTCGTCGACAAGGGAGCCGCTGCGAACATCACGCATCTGAACTACGCGTTCGGCAACATCTCGGGTTCTCAGGCCTCGCTCGATGCCGCACGCGCCCGGGGCGTGCAGGGCCTGGACGGCGTGAAGCCTGGCAGGTGCTTCATCTCGGATGCCGCGGCCCCGGCCGCCGGCGAGACCGACGCCGCCGGCGACGCGGGCAGCGACTTCGTGCGCGTCTACTCGGCCGCCGACTCGGTGCTGGGCGTCGCCGATCAGAAGAACGCCAAGAAGCAGGCGCTCGCCGGCAACTTCAACCAGCTGCGTGAGCTCAAGCGGCTGTACCCCGACCTGAAGATCGCGATCTCACTGGGCGGGTGGTCGTGGTCGAAGTCGTTCTCGACGGCGGTCGCCACCGCCAAGGGCCGTGCGGCTCTGGCCTCCAGCTGCATCGACGTGTACATCAAGGGCAACCTTCCGGTGATCGACGGCCGCGGCGGCAAAGGAGCGGCGGCGGGCGTCTTCGACGGCTTCGACCTCGACTGGGAGTGGCCGGGTGCGCCCGACTGGGCGCAGGAGGTCGGCAACAGGACCGACCCCGATCACGACAAGGCGAACTTCCTCGCCTTCGTCAAAGAGCTGCGCACCCAGCTCGACGCCCTGACCGCGCAGAACGGCCACGACTATCAGATCTCGGCGTTTCTGCCCGCCAGTCCGACGGTGATCACCGCGGGCGGCTGGGACGCGCCCGAACTGTTCCGCTACATCGACTATGGCAATCTGCAGGGATACGACCTCTGGGGCGCGTGGTCGGCTCAGACCGGGCACCAGGCGAACATCCACGGCGATCCGCAGCACAACTGGGGCCTCGGCCTCGACACGATCGTCGCCTCGTACCGCGCTGCTGGTGTCGACCCTGCGCAGCTGAATCTTGGTGTGCCCGCCTACGGACAGGGGTGGAAGGACGCCCAGAACACGCCGTGGACGGGTGCCACCGGCATCGGCCAGCAGACCTGGGACCAGCTCAAGGCCCGCGATCTGAAGATCACGCACGAGTACACCGACACGAATGCGTTCAACGCGACGTGGGGCTATGACGCGAAGGCGAAGGAGTTCTGGTCGTTCGACGATCCGTTCGCGGTCGCTGAGAAGACCAGCTGGGCCGTCGAGCAGGGTCTGGGCGGCATGGACTTCTGGGAGCTCAGCGGCGACGTCGACGGCAACCTCTCGTCGGCTGCTGCGACGGTCATCCGCGACGCCGGTCACGGGCCGATCGCCGGCAATCCGGCGCTGCTGTGCCAGGACACTCCGACCGTCGCCTCCACCGCGTGGAACGGGCAGACCACGTACACGAAGGGCGATCGTGCCTACCTCGACGGCCGTGTCTACGAGGCTCTCTGGTTCGCGAAGGGCGCACCGCCCGACGGATCGGCCACAGGTGCGTGGCAGACGCTGACCGCCTGCGGGGTCGCCCCCACGACGGTGCAGCCGTGGATGGCCGACCGGGTGTACGACACCGGTGACCAGGCGACCTACCAGGGCCGCACCTACACGGCGAAGTGGTGGACCCGCGGCGACGTCCCCGGCGAGACGAAGAACAGCCCCTGGCGCTGA
- a CDS encoding Rv2578c family radical SAM protein, which translates to MRWQGQELGSEDAAALPGLERIHGLVRSVTTPEFAGITFHEVMAKSALNHVPGASAMPFDWTVNPYRGCSHACVYCFARATHEYLDLDSGHDFDSQVVVKVNVADVLRRELARPNWQHDPVMLGTNTDPYQRAEGRYRLLPGIIDALTDSRTPFSILTKGTLLRRDLPQLVDAASHVHVSLAMSIAMYDESLQQSVEPGTPTTAARLATVRAAADAGFRVTVFLMPILPHLTDSAPMLHEALDRIRAAGAVRVVFGALHLRPGAKAWFLQWLEREHPELVPAYRGLYPGASVTAPKAYRAWLTARMRPLLRAHRLNGHDEDDAPRRSTAANPAGRVVTTSRGRAASTSGGRTAAASGTDRLF; encoded by the coding sequence ATGCGGTGGCAAGGACAAGAACTCGGAAGTGAGGATGCCGCAGCCCTGCCGGGTCTCGAACGCATCCACGGCCTCGTCCGCTCGGTGACGACCCCCGAATTCGCCGGCATCACGTTCCACGAGGTGATGGCAAAGAGTGCGCTGAACCATGTTCCGGGCGCCTCGGCGATGCCGTTCGACTGGACCGTCAACCCCTACCGGGGCTGCTCCCACGCCTGCGTCTACTGCTTCGCACGGGCCACGCACGAATACCTCGACCTCGATTCCGGGCACGACTTCGACTCGCAGGTCGTCGTCAAGGTCAACGTCGCCGACGTGCTGCGCCGCGAGCTGGCACGCCCGAACTGGCAGCACGACCCGGTCATGCTGGGCACGAACACCGACCCGTATCAGCGCGCCGAGGGCAGATACCGGCTCCTGCCCGGCATCATCGACGCGCTCACCGACTCGCGCACACCGTTCTCGATCCTCACGAAGGGCACGCTGCTGCGCCGCGACCTGCCGCAGCTGGTGGATGCGGCGTCGCACGTGCACGTCTCGCTCGCGATGTCGATCGCCATGTACGACGAGAGTCTGCAGCAATCCGTCGAACCCGGAACACCGACCACGGCCGCACGCCTGGCGACGGTGCGTGCGGCAGCCGACGCCGGCTTTCGCGTCACCGTCTTCCTCATGCCGATCCTGCCGCACCTGACCGATTCAGCGCCGATGCTGCACGAAGCCCTCGACCGCATCCGCGCCGCGGGCGCGGTGCGCGTGGTGTTCGGCGCGCTGCACCTGCGCCCGGGCGCGAAGGCGTGGTTTCTGCAGTGGCTCGAGCGCGAGCATCCCGAACTGGTGCCGGCGTATCGCGGCCTGTACCCGGGCGCGTCGGTCACTGCACCCAAGGCATATCGGGCGTGGCTGACCGCGCGGATGAGGCCGCTGCTGCGCGCGCATCGCCTCAACGGACACGACGAAGACGACGCTCCGCGCCGATCGACCGCCGCGAACCCGGCCGGCCGTGTCGTGACGACCTCGCGCGGGCGCGCGGCGTCGACGTCGGGCGGGCGCACGGCCGCGGCATCCGGCACCGACCGCCTGTTCTGA
- a CDS encoding M15 family metallopeptidase, whose translation MTVPDPHASAARAPLTRRALREAREGEHGVSATAAAITAAGTGTDSAAATIAPDVGGTGERVPATTVPLPTLTADMARPADVHRPADAAAPHPPIFKAPPPPLPPAPLVPLLSDESAPRHARKAKPLARLALVAASLVLAVATTSGALAVLNPASDQHTDQHATGSADITASTLGANAPDDASSRTSSTSTADVPTQIPTPPPAPVTAAVDLCDKPAFTAALTAHDDAAAIAAAGGGADFRQAVVGGQAPCVPMDDPTRLWIVVDKQRPLQPLQYAPTPRAVPDGVRSLDGAGLRTDAAAALTRMVAAARTAGAGQIAMNSGYRSYKTQHGNYYRQVEVRGTKDADLVSARPGFSEHQTGLATDVVACDPHCGTLDQLAATAQGRWIVAHAWQYGWIVRYEQGQTPETGYLPEPWHLRYIGVDLAEAYHDGGFHSLEQFMGLPAAPGY comes from the coding sequence GTGACGGTTCCCGACCCGCACGCTTCTGCCGCGCGCGCACCGCTGACCCGCCGCGCGCTGCGTGAGGCGCGCGAGGGTGAGCACGGCGTCTCCGCGACCGCTGCGGCCATCACCGCTGCCGGCACCGGAACCGACAGCGCCGCCGCGACCATCGCCCCCGATGTCGGCGGAACCGGCGAGCGCGTCCCCGCGACGACCGTCCCACTGCCGACGCTGACCGCCGACATGGCGCGGCCTGCCGACGTGCACCGGCCCGCCGATGCCGCCGCGCCGCATCCGCCGATCTTCAAGGCCCCGCCCCCGCCGCTGCCGCCCGCACCGCTCGTTCCGCTGTTGAGCGACGAATCGGCGCCGCGCCACGCCCGCAAGGCCAAGCCGCTCGCGCGCCTCGCGCTGGTGGCCGCGTCGCTCGTGCTGGCGGTGGCGACCACCAGCGGCGCACTCGCGGTGCTCAATCCCGCCTCGGACCAGCACACCGACCAGCACGCGACCGGGTCGGCCGACATCACAGCGTCCACGCTGGGCGCGAATGCGCCGGATGACGCGTCTTCGCGCACGTCCTCGACATCCACCGCCGACGTTCCGACGCAGATCCCCACACCTCCCCCGGCACCGGTGACGGCGGCGGTCGATCTGTGCGACAAGCCCGCATTCACCGCGGCGCTGACCGCCCACGACGACGCTGCGGCGATCGCGGCAGCGGGCGGTGGTGCCGACTTCCGCCAGGCGGTGGTGGGCGGGCAGGCGCCCTGTGTGCCCATGGACGACCCCACCCGGCTGTGGATCGTGGTCGACAAGCAGCGTCCGCTGCAGCCCCTGCAGTACGCACCCACACCGCGCGCGGTGCCCGACGGTGTGCGCAGCCTGGATGGAGCAGGCCTGCGGACGGATGCGGCAGCCGCACTGACGCGGATGGTCGCCGCCGCGCGCACGGCCGGGGCGGGGCAGATCGCGATGAACAGCGGGTATCGCTCGTACAAGACGCAGCACGGCAACTACTACCGTCAGGTGGAGGTGCGGGGGACGAAGGACGCCGACCTTGTCAGCGCCCGGCCCGGCTTCAGCGAGCATCAGACGGGCCTTGCCACGGACGTCGTCGCGTGCGATCCCCACTGCGGCACGCTCGATCAGCTGGCGGCCACCGCGCAGGGCCGCTGGATCGTCGCGCACGCGTGGCAGTACGGCTGGATCGTCCGCTACGAGCAGGGCCAGACGCCCGAGACCGGATATCTGCCCGAGCCGTGGCATCTGCGTTACATCGGCGTAGACCTCGCCGAGGCGTATCACGACGGAGGGTTCCACTCGCTCGAGCAGTTCATGGGACTGCCCGCCGCACCCGGCTATTGA
- a CDS encoding ABC transporter substrate-binding protein, protein MTLRARLLATISVAAVALSMTACSGGANADTTAKDNPYGLVQPGVLRAGTLSDAPPNVYLKDGKFTGFDNDLLTAVAAKLDLKVQFVGTEFSSLLAQVKTKKFDVGSSSITITDARKKTVDFTDKYDFGYLGLEVPAGSSITSFDQLKGKRVAVVQGTVQDDYATHNGLNPVRVPDYNAALNQLRTGTADAWVSPAEIGEKTASESNGKIVAVAKELSENGMAYAVAPGNDKLREALNKALDEVIADGTWQKLEDRYYPGREIPAGFHPGSGKAS, encoded by the coding sequence ATGACCCTGCGCGCCCGCTTGCTTGCCACGATCTCCGTCGCCGCCGTGGCACTGTCCATGACAGCGTGCAGCGGCGGGGCGAATGCCGACACCACCGCGAAGGACAACCCGTACGGGCTCGTGCAGCCGGGCGTGCTGCGTGCCGGCACCCTCAGTGACGCACCGCCGAACGTCTATCTGAAGGACGGCAAGTTCACCGGCTTCGACAACGACCTGCTCACCGCCGTCGCGGCCAAGCTCGATCTGAAGGTGCAATTCGTCGGCACCGAGTTCAGCTCGCTGCTCGCTCAGGTCAAGACGAAGAAGTTCGACGTGGGCTCGTCGTCGATCACCATCACCGACGCCCGCAAGAAGACGGTCGACTTCACCGACAAGTACGACTTCGGCTATCTCGGCCTCGAGGTGCCCGCAGGGTCGTCGATCACGTCGTTCGATCAGCTCAAGGGCAAGCGCGTCGCTGTCGTGCAGGGCACCGTGCAAGACGACTACGCGACGCACAACGGGTTGAACCCGGTGCGGGTTCCCGATTACAACGCCGCCCTCAACCAGTTGCGCACCGGCACCGCCGACGCGTGGGTGTCTCCCGCCGAGATCGGCGAGAAGACGGCGTCCGAGTCGAACGGCAAGATCGTCGCCGTGGCGAAGGAGCTGAGCGAGAACGGCATGGCGTATGCCGTGGCCCCCGGCAACGACAAGCTCCGTGAGGCGCTGAACAAGGCGCTGGACGAGGTCATCGCCGACGGCACGTGGCAGAAGCTCGAAGACCGGTACTACCCGGGTCGTGAGATCCCTGCGGGGTTCCACCCCGGCAGCGGAAAGGCGAGCTGA